In Sardina pilchardus chromosome 8, fSarPil1.1, whole genome shotgun sequence, the genomic window tccatggtACTCTCTTGTAGGTGATCTTGTGGGTCTCAGACCAGGGTATATTCACACCGATTTTCAGTAATACCCAGAATGCATTTCCACTTTGTGGAGGAGCCCTTTTGactcacctcctccaccagcgTGCCACAGTCACACTGCTCCCCTCGCTCCAGAAACCCGTTCCCGCACACCGGCTCCGTCACCAGCTCCTTGTAGTCCGGCTTGTTCAGCACACACTCGGGGTTGCGGTTGTTCAGATAGTCGTTGAAGCCGttactgctgcagctgctgaatTTCTGAGGGATGGTATAGCTGCGAGGACACAGCGACATTACATTTATCACTCATGCGAAAGCTCCAATCACAAAACAGGGTTTGCAGCTGATATGTAAAGTGGCGTGGGGGGGTTGTTTATTGTAATGGGGGCAGCCATGCCATTTACCTTAGGGCTGCAGCCATTATGCAGGATTTGTCTGGGCAGACACAGGAACTTGTGTCATGGCTCATTCCGAAGTTGTGTCCCATTTCATGTGATAGTGTTGCTCCAACTGCAATCGCCCGATTGTTATGATCCTTAAAGAGACGCACACAGGAAtaggatgaagaagaagaaaggagaattGAAAGATTTGAAATGCTTCTCATCGAGTTTTACTTCCCTTTTTAGGGGACCTTTTTAGCACCCAGGCTGGCATTTAACCAAGACAGATACCATGTTGATGTAAACAGGTCCTCATATCTGTTTCTATCTCGTTTCCTTCAATGCCACTCTGTCTTTCTAAAAGCACTGGTTAAGaatatgaaatgtaatgttatttACCTGGACAACCCCAGTGGAGTGATCGAAGCACAGTGTTCCAATGAAGGCCAGTCCAACTGTTGATCCATCAAAGTCAATACCCCTGAAGAAAGGAAtcccataaaaacacacactcaaggttAATCTGTATCTTTTCTTAGCTGAGTCATGCTCAATTACCCAGTCATTGAGGCATCACACAGGGTTTTGGGAAGCTTACGTTATCAATTGAGCATTGTCATGGCGCTTTCTTTTCTTCAGGTCAGAGTTCCTCCACTTGGTGAAAGCGTCCAAGGTGGCCCCTGACGGTGAGGTCACTGATATCTTGTCACGGTCTGTCCACACCTCCAGTCCAGTCAAGGCAATGAAGGTGTTGAGAGGCTTGTATACCTGCATGGGAGATAAATTGATTGATAGCATGAAAAGAGGGACTAAATGATTGACTAAATTAATGAGAAGGAAACGGATGAATGATTCACTGAATTCCTGCACCAACAGCTCTGACGCTCTTGGAAATTCTTAAGTGTACCAAAGTGAACTGTCAATGTCATTGTGGCTAGTCTGACACTCACCCCATTAACAAAATTGATGATCTCAAATATTCGTTTCCTCAATTCCGACATGTCTTTTTTCATGCGTATATACTGGGACACAGGGACAAAAAGTCATACGGTTAGTCAAACAGTATAATGCCATGTATTTTCTGAGCATATTGTGCCTTGATGCTGTGCACTGTACAGAATGGTTTTGGAAAGTGCAGTCAAGTAGTTTGTTTCACCTCTCTGTTGTCTGCTACAAGATAGAGCTCAACGTATTTCTGCTGCTGGAGTAATGATGGTCTCTACAACAAAAGTCAGATTCAGTCTTTGAACATCGTATCGGTACTCTGAATAGTTTCTCTTAAGTTCATTAGTGGATACAGCATTGAAAGTGCCTTACAGCCCCACGGGATCGGGCTCTGCTGGTTTTGGCAGGGTACTCCGGCTCCCAGCTGGTGTTGGTGACTCCACACGTCATTGGTTTGTCGTGAACATCATCAAACTTTAGAACTGCATGGTCTCCATCTTTATCCTCCGTCATGGGTTCAATCAAGTACTTCTGTTCTGCTGTCTGGATATATCCCCTAtggaagcagcagcagccataTTAGCAGGACTACAACAACCATTTCTTAACAAATGCCCATTATATGAAATATGATGCTTTGAGATAGCCAAAGCTGTGGTAATAGCTTATACCGCTCAAACGTACCTGAGGCCATCACAGGTGCTAACGCTAACCATGGATTCACTGTCGTTGACAATGCTCCcttgatagtagcagtggtccTGTTAAGGAAGTAATGGAGACAAATGAATTGTGTAACACTTTGCTTGTTTCTACATAAGAGTGATATGACActggctgtgtctcaaactaCCTACTGTCACACTATACTAGTTTAAGTATGGTGCGGATGTTGAGACAATACTGATCATCGAAAAGTGGGCACAACGCAAATAAGCGCTCAGCACACTACCACTCCAAGTATGAGGTTTGAGTCTCAGCCACTGTCAAGACACATGAACCCcaactctaaccctaaccctaagttgtcatgacaaaaaaacaaatgacacttacagcgttatgtcataaacatttatgacttgtatataatgttttatgacagtgtcatgtcactcctACAGCACTACCTTCAGGTTAAGTGTAACCAAATTGTTTTGTCTGATCTCATGCTTCCAGTTAATCATTCAGTGGGCTATGTATTTACCAAGTCCTCAGGAGCAGAGGTGACTGGTGTGCCGTCTTCAGTATAGTATGTCTCACTGTATTCCTTTGTCAAAATACCCCTGTAAGTCAAATGGAAGCGATTAGTGTTAGTCTTTTACCCAGTGTAAAGAGAAATCAAACACTTCTGCAGACATATGCAGATGTGCCACCCCCAAAGGATGTGGGTTTGACAGGCTAAACCAGATTGTGTAGAAAGGACATACTTTACAGTATGTTACAAATTGACTGTTTCACAAATGGAGAAGTAACACTTCAAAAACTCACTGGTTCCGCTCCAGGTTTAACTCGATGTCCTTTCCTTGTAATGTCATCCCATACTTCAGTACCTCAGGCCTTGAGGACTAAACAGAgtcacaaaacacaacatactgtattatatACCAAACTACAGACAATCACATATTAGTCTGTATGGATTCAAatgcccacatactgtatacagtggcAGAACATCAACTGTTACATTAACCATCGCTATCTTGTCAGACGTTATGATAACCTGCAGGAAATTGATCATTCAAAGACAAATATGTTCCAGACAATTTGAGCAGTGTTGCTCATTCCTATGCACACTTTCCTAATGTAGCCTACCATACCACCCAAAAGAGTGAATGAACTGATTAAGAGCTAAGTGTTCATTTGGTTTTGCAAGTGCAACAGTCTTTGTTTTATCACATCTGATACCAGACATGTTTGTCATAGATGGTGACTCACCTCCACTGCCCTCTTTTTCAGGCTGTGAAGTCTGATTGGCCGGACCACGTCATACACCTTCACCCCATTAAACTCTGTGCAAACTGTGGAATGAGAACAGGTAAGGTGGCATCAGAGGGGGGTCATTGTACAACCTGTCTACACAGCAAGCTGTCTCATTTTAATCATTGATGCTGTAAATGAATATAGTTTCCGTGTGTTCCTATTGATAGCTTGGGGTCTGTGTTCTTGTTTTCTGTTATATTCTGGTCATTCCCCTTGATAGATGAATCACTGGGAGGATTTGACATTTTTTAATTTACTTACTTCAGTTTCTAAATCAAGTGGTTTCAAGCACTCCCATGGACTGGTGTTTAGTGTTAGCTAAACGTAGCTTATTGTTTTACAACTAGT contains:
- the adam28 gene encoding disintegrin and metalloproteinase domain-containing protein 28, with product MASKRVLLWILSLAASLDPSVCTEFNGVKVYDVVRPIRLHSLKKRAVESSRPEVLKYGMTLQGKDIELNLERNQGILTKEYSETYYTEDGTPVTSAPEDLDHCYYQGSIVNDSESMVSVSTCDGLRGYIQTAEQKYLIEPMTEDKDGDHAVLKFDDVHDKPMTCGVTNTSWEPEYPAKTSRARSRGARPSLLQQQKYVELYLVADNREYIRMKKDMSELRKRIFEIINFVNGVYKPLNTFIALTGLEVWTDRDKISVTSPSGATLDAFTKWRNSDLKKRKRHDNAQLITGIDFDGSTVGLAFIGTLCFDHSTGVVQDHNNRAIAVGATLSHEMGHNFGMSHDTSSCVCPDKSCIMAAALSYTIPQKFSSCSSNGFNDYLNNRNPECVLNKPDYKELVTEPVCGNGFLERGEQCDCGTLVEEECTNPCCNATNCRLKEGAQCAQGACCDEDCRIMSPNRECRPKYDDCDLAEYCTGKSTECPEDVYTVNGLPCDNGKGYCYDGQCPQREDQCVQMFGGTARVGSQFCFNQNTRGVYYGFCKRPSTDVYQPCQKEDIMCGKLFCHGGNGSPNYGRLVAFKECKATFYGDPDSDRGQVDTGTKCGDGMVCSQNQCVNLETAYKAVNCSAKCPGNAVCNHRSQCQCEPGWLPPTCDSKDPSWQLSRGGTIAIAVVFSLLGLIIVIGSSVFMWKRRQNSLPGLSAQKSQPVFGRQPVKTPKPNAQATQRPTTRPPPPPPSGGRNRPLQPNFMAAREALRPPPRV